A single Candidatus Pacearchaeota archaeon DNA region contains:
- a CDS encoding HAMP domain-containing sensor histidine kinase, producing MVIKQALKQILNDLVGVIKNPQNIINEKNKEIGYMNFMHQLFMHEIINCQLVINSYTHLLKETKDEQKRLDMLEKMSASLDEMTNLLNEWSSLQRAGYQMQEQTLSEIFERCIFHSKIKINIINDNISIISIPAFKLVMYSMINNTVAHGGEEVTEINIDWQKTSTGITIIYEDNGVGIPDSQKSLIFKKGFGKHTGMGLFLAKQILKMTGFEIAEKGIYGKGARFEICIPNGAYRLY from the coding sequence ATGGTTATTAAGCAAGCTCTTAAGCAAATTCTTAATGATTTAGTAGGGGTAATTAAAAATCCCCAAAACATCATTAATGAGAAGAATAAGGAGATAGGATATATGAATTTCATGCATCAATTATTCATGCATGAAATTATAAATTGCCAGTTGGTAATTAATTCTTACACCCATCTTCTTAAGGAGACGAAAGATGAACAAAAGAGGTTGGACATGCTTGAGAAGATGTCTGCTTCTTTAGATGAAATGACTAACTTATTGAATGAATGGTCTAGCCTCCAAAGGGCTGGTTACCAAATGCAAGAGCAGACTTTGTCGGAAATTTTTGAAAGATGTATTTTTCATTCAAAAATAAAAATTAATATCATCAACGATAACATATCCATCATCAGCATCCCTGCCTTCAAATTAGTCATGTACAGCATGATCAACAATACAGTTGCACATGGAGGAGAAGAAGTAACTGAAATCAATATTGACTGGCAAAAAACTTCCACCGGTATCACCATTATCTATGAAGATAATGGCGTGGGTATCCCTGATTCTCAAAAATCTTTAATTTTTAAAAAAGGGTTTGGGAAGCATACTGGTATGGGTTTATTTTTAGCGAAGCAAATTTTAAAAATGACAGGATTCGAAATCGCTGAAAAGGGGATATATGGAAAAGGAGCAAGATTTGAAATCTGTATTCCTAATGGTGCATACAGGCTATATTAA
- the rdgB gene encoding RdgB/HAM1 family non-canonical purine NTP pyrophosphatase, giving the protein MIFVTGNHQKLKEFESILEIKLSHSDLDLDEIQSVDVEEVAIHKVKQAYELLKEPVFVEDTGLYFEELNGLPGALVKFFLKKLTLKQICSLIKENRKAIAITCIAYFNGAELKIFKGETRGEIAKEPKGTNGFGWDPIFMPEGYSQTFAEITSEEKEGNFMRREAINKFKVFVDKIN; this is encoded by the coding sequence ATGATTTTCGTAACTGGTAATCATCAAAAACTTAAAGAGTTTGAGTCGATTTTAGAAATCAAACTAAGCCATTCAGATTTAGATTTGGACGAGATTCAGTCGGTTGATGTTGAAGAGGTGGCGATTCACAAAGTAAAGCAAGCTTATGAATTATTAAAAGAACCAGTATTTGTTGAAGATACTGGATTATATTTTGAAGAACTGAATGGTTTGCCTGGAGCATTAGTTAAATTTTTTTTAAAAAAATTAACATTAAAACAAATTTGTTCTTTAATTAAAGAAAACAGAAAAGCAATAGCCATTACTTGTATTGCATATTTTAATGGGGCAGAATTAAAAATATTTAAAGGGGAAACAAGAGGGGAAATAGCCAAAGAGCCAAAAGGAACAAATGGATTTGGTTGGGATCCTATTTTTATGCCCGAAGGATACAGTCAAACCTTTGCTGAAATAACTTCTGAAGAAAAAGAAGGGAATTTTATGCGAAGAGAGGCAATTAATAAATTCAAAGTTTTTGTTGACAAAATCAATTAA
- a CDS encoding prepilin-type N-terminal cleavage/methylation domain-containing protein — MNKKGFTLIEVLVVIAIIGILSGIIIVSVNGAINSANDARRRTDIDTIRRAVIYYKIQSVDGLYPVEEDVCTIGGGTTPCTVITSIIPNFPVDPVSGYYTYASDGTDFTISSTLSDSTIYSYNSTTGFASETGGGSEILINGGFELGNVGWTTYSDAGIYSDSEYARSGSYFAYVYTDGTATTYIEQTIDFTNVNTLTFWELAPFGFRSILIGGTEAWSSSYEVLEYSRIDIDTSSFDGLQTLRFSSDSDAETAWYIDDVSVSDQQVW; from the coding sequence ATGAACAAAAAAGGTTTTACTTTGATTGAAGTGTTAGTCGTCATTGCTATCATTGGAATTCTTTCTGGCATAATTATCGTTAGTGTAAATGGAGCAATTAATTCTGCTAATGATGCTAGGAGAAGAACGGATATTGATACGATAAGAAGAGCAGTTATCTATTACAAAATTCAAAGTGTAGACGGATTATATCCAGTCGAGGAAGATGTGTGTACTATTGGTGGAGGAACTACTCCTTGCACTGTTATTACTTCAATCATTCCTAATTTTCCAGTTGATCCTGTCTCTGGCTACTATACTTACGCCTCAGACGGAACTGATTTTACCATTAGTTCTACTTTATCCGATTCAACGATTTATTCTTATAATTCTACAACTGGGTTTGCGAGTGAAACAGGAGGAGGAAGTGAAATTTTAATCAATGGAGGATTTGAGTTGGGAAATGTTGGATGGACAACATATAGCGATGCAGGTATTTATTCTGACTCTGAGTATGCTCGTTCTGGTTCATATTTTGCATATGTATATACTGATGGGACAGCAACAACATATATTGAACAGACTATTGACTTTACTAATGTAAACACTTTAACATTCTGGGAACTTGCTCCTTTTGGATTTAGATCAATTTTGATTGGAGGAACGGAAGCATGGTCGTCTTCTTATGAAGTTTTAGAATATTCTCGGATAGATATAGACACTTCTTCTTTTGATGGTTTGCAAACATTAAGATTTTCATCGGATTCTGATGCCGAAACTGCTTGGTACATAGATGATGTTAGTGTTTCTGATCAACAAGTATGGTGA
- a CDS encoding glycosyltransferase — translation MKVAINITREPLGGITSVNLNLLNYLHGSNISFLGIELNAFRKFKSPKVYRHLSPNWFDHQIISICDFSINEITKNANSLKDVEEKFKSIIEIVRDILRKEKPDIFLINGTYYIPWILSIAARKEGIPIILWYAGVLAKETAHFKQNQRNIFLEMEKNIIKNSSSIIFPSQICKDLVLNEISNFKKVKDGCVIPNPISPVFTKEKKQSKSRTNKIVFIGRDAPIKNIEAFISLHLLLKRKGWKHEATIVNGKEYKAIKNMPSDIKIVPMMSNGEMSSFYQKQGLVISPSHFETFGNVPVETACTGTPVLVNKNMGCSEVFYRAGLEEMVVDFDDLELVANKTINFCGKKLESSKVKNLKNLVDCENVSQKIIKILKDFSKK, via the coding sequence ATGAAAGTTGCTATAAATATTACTAGAGAGCCATTGGGCGGAATAACTTCTGTTAATTTAAATCTTTTAAACTATCTCCACGGATCAAATATATCTTTCTTGGGTATAGAGTTAAATGCTTTCAGAAAATTTAAATCACCGAAAGTATATAGGCATTTATCTCCTAATTGGTTCGACCATCAAATTATTAGTATTTGCGATTTTTCAATAAATGAAATAACAAAAAACGCCAATTCTCTTAAAGATGTTGAAGAAAAATTTAAATCAATAATAGAAATAGTAAGAGATATTTTAAGAAAAGAAAAACCTGATATTTTTTTAATAAATGGAACGTATTATATTCCATGGATACTATCAATAGCGGCTCGCAAAGAAGGAATTCCGATTATTTTGTGGTACGCAGGAGTTCTTGCAAAAGAGACTGCTCATTTTAAGCAAAACCAAAGAAATATTTTCTTGGAAATGGAAAAAAATATTATTAAAAATTCTTCTTCAATAATTTTTCCTTCTCAAATATGTAAAGACCTGGTTTTAAACGAAATATCGAATTTTAAAAAAGTAAAGGATGGATGCGTTATTCCTAATCCAATATCGCCCGTTTTTACTAAAGAAAAAAAACAAAGCAAATCACGAACAAATAAAATAGTTTTTATTGGTAGAGATGCTCCTATTAAAAATATAGAAGCCTTCATTTCTCTTCATTTATTATTAAAACGAAAAGGATGGAAGCATGAGGCTACGATAGTAAATGGAAAAGAATATAAAGCCATTAAAAATATGCCTAGCGATATAAAGATAGTCCCAATGATGTCTAATGGAGAAATGAGTTCTTTTTATCAAAAACAAGGGTTAGTAATAAGCCCATCCCATTTTGAAACATTTGGCAATGTTCCAGTTGAAACAGCTTGTACGGGAACCCCCGTATTGGTAAATAAAAATATGGGCTGCTCGGAAGTATTTTATCGGGCAGGATTAGAAGAAATGGTTGTAGATTTTGATGATTTAGAATTGGTGGCCAACAAAACCATTAATTTTTGTGGTAAAAAATTAGAATCTTCAAAGGTAAAAAATCTTAAAAATTTAGTAGATTGTGAAAATGTTTCCCAAAAAATAATTAAAATCTTAAAAGATTTCTCTAAAAAATAG
- the rsgA gene encoding ribosome small subunit-dependent GTPase A: MSNETIKMKFEDLGYNDFFESKRNFLKLEKYSIARVISEYKGAYKVKDINGEYLARVTGKKIFNATKREDYPAVGDWVAVTMPDKEMAIIHEILPRQTILYKKYSNKQDIQIIATNIDTAFIVESVDRDYNLNRFERYLVLANEGKIKPMIILNKIDLILETELNQKIDKIKNRFNNIDIISTSTISEQGLDELMYYIEKGKTYCFLGSSGIGKSSLINKLIGKNKIKTNEISSSTHKGKHTTTTREMYFLENGGIVIDNPGTREVGVAGANTGIDNIFDKIVALAKDCKYADCTHTQESGCAVLEAVRTKKIDEEKYLNYIKLKKEAEHYEMTDIEKRRKDRKFGKFIKNSLDQLKKIKP, encoded by the coding sequence ATGTCTAATGAGACAATAAAAATGAAATTTGAAGATTTAGGCTATAATGATTTTTTCGAATCGAAAAGAAATTTTTTAAAATTGGAAAAATATTCAATTGCTAGGGTTATTTCTGAATATAAAGGAGCATACAAAGTAAAGGATATAAATGGTGAGTATTTGGCAAGAGTAACCGGAAAAAAGATATTTAATGCTACAAAAAGAGAAGATTATCCGGCGGTTGGGGATTGGGTAGCTGTAACTATGCCTGATAAAGAAATGGCAATTATTCATGAAATCCTACCAAGACAAACCATACTTTATAAAAAATATAGCAATAAGCAAGATATTCAAATCATTGCTACTAATATTGACACAGCTTTCATTGTTGAATCTGTTGATAGGGATTATAATCTTAATCGCTTTGAGAGATATCTTGTTTTGGCAAATGAGGGCAAAATTAAACCGATGATTATACTAAATAAAATTGATTTAATTTTAGAAACAGAATTAAATCAAAAAATAGATAAAATAAAAAACAGATTTAATAATATAGATATTATTTCAACCAGTACGATTTCTGAGCAAGGATTAGATGAATTAATGTATTACATAGAAAAAGGAAAGACGTATTGTTTTTTGGGTTCATCTGGTATAGGAAAATCATCTTTAATAAATAAGTTGATCGGAAAAAATAAAATTAAAACAAACGAAATAAGTTCTTCAACCCATAAGGGCAAGCATACAACCACAACTAGAGAAATGTATTTTCTAGAAAATGGCGGGATTGTCATTGATAATCCGGGAACAAGAGAGGTGGGAGTCGCGGGAGCAAATACCGGAATAGATAATATTTTTGACAAAATCGTTGCTTTGGCCAAAGATTGTAAATACGCCGACTGTACTCACACACAAGAATCCGGCTGTGCTGTTTTAGAAGCTGTCAGAACAAAAAAAATAGACGAAGAAAAATATCTAAATTATATTAAATTAAAAAAAGAAGCTGAGCATTACGAAATGACCGATATTGAAAAAAGAAGAAAAGATCGTAAATTTGGAAAATTCATAAAAAATTCATTAGATCAATTAAAGAAAATTAAGCCTTAA
- a CDS encoding helix-turn-helix transcriptional regulator: protein MKNEIKKNRIKFGITQEELAEKVGVRRETIVFLEQGKYNPSLKLALNIAKELKTPIDKLFSLS, encoded by the coding sequence ATGAAAAACGAGATTAAAAAAAATAGAATTAAATTCGGTATTACTCAGGAGGAGCTGGCAGAGAAAGTTGGAGTAAGACGAGAGACTATCGTTTTTCTTGAACAAGGAAAATATAATCCCTCTCTTAAATTAGCGCTTAATATTGCGAAGGAGTTAAAAACTCCAATTGACAAATTATTTTCTCTATCATAA
- a CDS encoding DUF2178 domain-containing protein produces MTLKTYNKIKLGIVVITTFIFSQFLVLRNFFIPIMVLGLSSFTLFYLRKKVIEVVADERDYQIGGKSALLAIQLTSWIGVIIMFILYALSNANPFYQPIAMTLAFSVCILMITYSFIFKYYSKHNPKDEKRD; encoded by the coding sequence ATGACATTAAAAACATACAACAAAATAAAGTTGGGAATAGTTGTTATCACGACTTTTATATTTAGTCAGTTTTTGGTTCTTCGTAATTTTTTCATTCCGATCATGGTTTTGGGTTTATCATCCTTTACACTCTTTTATTTAAGGAAAAAAGTAATCGAAGTTGTAGCGGATGAGAGAGATTACCAAATTGGGGGAAAATCGGCACTGCTTGCTATCCAACTGACATCATGGATTGGAGTAATTATTATGTTCATCTTGTACGCCCTTAGTAACGCAAACCCTTTTTATCAACCTATTGCTATGACTTTGGCTTTTTCAGTTTGTATCCTGATGATTACCTACTCATTCATTTTTAAATATTACAGTAAACATAACCCTAAAGATGAAAAACGAGATTAA
- a CDS encoding M48 family metallopeptidase → MPTLYNIADSNVRKTWFLITFFLVFVILLGWLFSYIMNSSAILYIAVIFSVLTSISSYWYSDKIVLMSTGAKPIEKSDNPELYRIVENLCITVGIPMPKIYILNEAQPNAFATGRDEKHAVVAVTKGLLGKLEKKEIEGVIAHELSHIKNKDMLLQTVVVVLVGVISIITDFFLRISFWGGNRDNDDNSNSNAIMMVVGIAVAILAPIAATLIQLSISRKREFLADASGALLTRYPEGLASALEKIASDDSRLRTANSSNAHLFISSPFRGKESKSWFNKLFLTHPPVEERVANLRGMKI, encoded by the coding sequence ATGCCAACGCTATATAATATAGCTGATTCTAATGTTAGGAAAACATGGTTTTTGATAACCTTTTTTCTTGTTTTTGTAATTCTTTTAGGCTGGCTCTTCAGTTATATCATGAATAGCTCGGCAATATTATACATTGCAGTTATTTTTAGTGTTTTAACTAGTATTTCTTCTTATTGGTATTCAGATAAGATTGTTTTGATGTCTACAGGAGCAAAGCCGATTGAAAAAAGCGATAATCCAGAACTATATAGAATTGTTGAAAATCTTTGTATTACGGTTGGTATTCCTATGCCTAAAATATATATTCTAAATGAAGCTCAGCCTAATGCTTTTGCTACAGGTAGGGACGAAAAACATGCAGTAGTTGCAGTAACTAAGGGTCTTTTAGGAAAATTAGAAAAGAAAGAAATCGAAGGAGTTATTGCTCACGAATTGTCTCACATTAAAAACAAAGACATGCTTTTGCAAACGGTGGTCGTTGTTTTGGTGGGAGTGATTTCTATTATTACAGATTTTTTCTTGAGAATAAGTTTCTGGGGAGGGAACAGGGATAATGATGATAACTCTAATTCTAATGCCATTATGATGGTTGTTGGAATTGCTGTGGCGATATTAGCTCCAATTGCCGCAACTTTAATTCAATTATCAATTTCTAGAAAAAGAGAATTTTTAGCCGATGCTTCAGGAGCATTATTAACTAGATATCCAGAAGGACTAGCAAGTGCTTTAGAAAAGATTGCCTCAGACGATAGTCGATTAAGAACAGCTAATAGTTCCAATGCCCATCTTTTTATTTCTTCTCCTTTTAGAGGAAAAGAAAGCAAGAGCTGGTTTAATAAGTTATTTTTAACTCATCCGCCAGTAGAAGAAAGGGTGGCTAATTTGAGGGGGATGAAGATTTAG
- a CDS encoding LemA family protein, whose protein sequence is MSTIVIILAAIFVVLLYVMVAYNGLITLRNRVKEAWSDIDVQLKRRYDLIPNLIETVKGYASHEKETFDRVIEARNKAMSATGLKEKGEAENALSGTLKSLFALSESYPDLKASVNFLELQKELTDTEDKIQAARRFYNGNVMDFNTKLEMFPSNMIAQMFGFKASEFFVAEEGEKITPKVSF, encoded by the coding sequence ATGTCAACAATTGTTATCATCTTAGCCGCTATATTTGTTGTTTTATTATATGTCATGGTGGCATATAACGGACTAATTACTTTAAGAAACAGGGTAAAAGAAGCCTGGTCAGATATTGACGTTCAATTAAAGAGAAGATATGATCTGATTCCTAATCTTATTGAAACAGTAAAAGGATATGCTTCTCACGAAAAGGAAACTTTTGATAGGGTTATTGAAGCAAGAAACAAAGCTATGTCCGCAACTGGTTTAAAAGAAAAAGGAGAGGCGGAAAATGCTTTATCAGGAACATTAAAGAGTTTATTCGCTTTATCAGAAAGTTATCCTGACTTGAAAGCTTCAGTTAATTTTCTTGAGTTACAAAAGGAATTAACAGATACTGAAGACAAGATTCAGGCAGCTAGAAGATTTTACAATGGCAATGTTATGGATTTCAACACTAAACTGGAAATGTTCCCCAGTAATATGATTGCACAGATGTTCGGATTCAAGGCTTCTGAATTTTTTGTAGCTGAAGAGGGGGAGAAAATAACACCAAAGGTCAGTTTTTAA
- a CDS encoding LemA family protein, translating to MQTLYVLLIIIILFFLFILGNFLFLIRVKKQTVKAFKEVDNYLKRKIELANQVLSEISKYVSYEKDFVKNISEAKRRAEEATTVKEKKEAGSVLSIVLRAAFAASEKYPELKVSQKLKQLKGEIDEIEEGVDSLKSLFQELIEAVKKLLKTKPFGVIYDLFKKETKIVNEKVKKVKKRIIKNKKK from the coding sequence ATGCAAACCCTATACGTTTTATTAATAATAATTATTCTTTTCTTTTTATTCATTTTAGGAAATTTTTTGTTTTTAATAAGAGTTAAAAAACAGACAGTTAAGGCTTTTAAAGAAGTAGATAATTATTTAAAAAGAAAAATTGAACTAGCTAATCAGGTTCTTTCAGAAATATCAAAATATGTTTCTTATGAAAAAGATTTTGTGAAGAACATTTCTGAAGCGAAAAGAAGGGCAGAAGAAGCAACAACAGTTAAAGAAAAAAAAGAAGCTGGTAGTGTTTTATCAATTGTTTTGAGAGCTGCTTTTGCTGCCTCGGAAAAGTATCCAGAGTTAAAAGTTTCTCAAAAATTAAAACAACTTAAGGGAGAAATTGATGAAATAGAGGAGGGAGTAGATTCATTAAAGAGTTTATTTCAAGAATTAATTGAAGCAGTAAAGAAGCTCTTGAAAACCAAGCCATTTGGTGTAATATATGATTTATTCAAGAAGGAGACTAAGATTGTTAATGAAAAAGTCAAAAAAGTTAAAAAAAGAATAATTAAAAATAAAAAAAAATAA
- a CDS encoding type II toxin-antitoxin system mRNA interferase toxin, RelE/StbE family, giving the protein MTIKSIIYASDFLNNIEDLPREIVDLAVKKEKILKESPFHPSLRLHPLKGRLRGLWSISVNMQYRIIFQLEDNNAVFISIGKHDIYKNL; this is encoded by the coding sequence ATGACAATTAAGAGCATTATCTACGCTTCTGATTTTTTAAACAATATAGAGGATCTTCCTCGGGAAATCGTTGATTTGGCGGTTAAAAAAGAAAAAATATTAAAAGAAAGTCCATTTCATCCTTCTTTAAGGTTGCATCCGCTTAAGGGGAGGCTTAGGGGCTTATGGTCAATAAGTGTAAATATGCAATACCGTATTATTTTTCAATTGGAAGATAATAACGCGGTTTTTATTTCTATCGGCAAGCACGATATATATAAGAACCTTTAA
- a CDS encoding co-chaperone GroES, whose product MKIKPLSSNIVIEQLKAEEKNKGKILLLQSTEKDGPQQGKVIAVGPGKRNSQGKAIPMEIKKGDIILFSKYTSHEIKIGDKNCLVLKEEDVLGIIEE is encoded by the coding sequence ATGAAGATAAAACCGTTATCAAGCAATATTGTCATCGAACAATTAAAAGCAGAAGAAAAAAATAAAGGAAAAATATTACTTCTTCAATCAACCGAAAAGGATGGTCCACAGCAGGGAAAAGTGATTGCTGTTGGTCCTGGTAAAAGAAATTCTCAAGGAAAGGCAATACCAATGGAGATAAAGAAAGGGGATATAATCTTGTTTAGTAAATATACTTCTCATGAAATTAAAATAGGAGATAAAAATTGTTTGGTTTTAAAAGAAGAAGATGTTTTGGGAATAATTGAAGAATAG
- a CDS encoding NUDIX domain-containing protein has protein sequence MDEKKLQIYQVGIKGVIVNPKNKALVMLKTVNGKTFWDVPGGRMEKGETIKQTMDRELREEIPNIKEFRVKNILNVDAVHRLDTVEDIDLLLVFYKVESNLEKIELSKEHQLYRWVSLEEIKLLEKDAPIRDGIKEALMSSLKRNT, from the coding sequence ATGGACGAAAAAAAACTACAAATATATCAGGTAGGAATAAAAGGAGTTATAGTTAATCCCAAAAATAAAGCTCTGGTTATGCTCAAAACTGTTAATGGAAAAACGTTTTGGGACGTTCCTGGAGGAAGAATGGAAAAGGGGGAAACAATAAAACAAACCATGGATAGGGAATTAAGAGAAGAGATTCCTAATATTAAAGAATTTCGAGTTAAAAATATTCTTAATGTTGATGCTGTACATAGATTAGATACGGTTGAGGATATAGACCTTCTTCTAGTTTTTTATAAAGTAGAATCTAATTTAGAAAAAATTGAGTTAAGTAAAGAACATCAATTATACAGATGGGTATCTCTTGAAGAAATAAAACTTTTAGAAAAAGACGCTCCCATCAGAGATGGAATAAAAGAAGCCTTAATGTCGTCCCTAAAAAGAAACACTTAG
- a CDS encoding SdpI family protein: protein MNKRQILNIITVLLAFAIAIYFQPIMPTKMASHWNWQGNVDGYMNKNLALFFFPFLMIFVNILFYFIPKIDPQKKNIEKFYDSYDNFILAFNIFFLYLYSITIAWNRGFNMNMNVVLMPGFAFLFYFCGDLLKNAKMNYTIGIKLPWTLASETVWDKTHKLGEKLFKLTALSTLLGVFFSQYAIWFMFVPLIISIVYLFIYSYLEYQKIK from the coding sequence ATGAATAAAAGACAAATTTTAAACATAATTACGGTTCTATTAGCTTTTGCCATTGCTATATATTTTCAACCCATAATGCCAACAAAAATGGCTTCGCATTGGAATTGGCAGGGGAATGTCGATGGATATATGAATAAAAATTTAGCTCTTTTCTTTTTTCCTTTTTTAATGATTTTTGTAAATATTCTTTTCTATTTTATTCCCAAAATAGATCCACAAAAGAAAAATATCGAGAAATTTTATGATTCTTACGATAACTTTATTCTCGCTTTTAATATTTTCTTTCTTTATCTTTATTCTATAACTATTGCTTGGAATAGGGGTTTTAATATGAATATGAATGTAGTTTTGATGCCCGGATTTGCATTTCTTTTCTATTTTTGTGGAGATTTGCTTAAAAATGCTAAAATGAATTATACGATTGGAATTAAGTTACCTTGGACGTTAGCTAGCGAAACAGTATGGGATAAAACGCATAAACTAGGAGAAAAGTTGTTTAAACTAACCGCTTTGAGTACACTTTTAGGAGTTTTTTTTAGTCAATACGCAATATGGTTTATGTTTGTTCCCTTAATCATTTCGATTGTTTATCTATTTATTTACTCATATCTTGAATATCAGAAAATAAAATAA
- a CDS encoding phage holin family protein, with protein sequence MNSLIAKLISGIIGIGISAYFLPGVTYDGNFKTIILVGLVIGLLMYFVRPILSLVTLPLRIITLNLFSIIIMMFLVWLVDCLFPADMFEIFGINNIFFTTLIIWGTEQISSMAFK encoded by the coding sequence ATGAATAGTTTGATAGCCAAACTAATCTCGGGAATAATAGGGATAGGAATATCAGCATATTTTCTTCCTGGCGTAACCTATGATGGTAATTTTAAGACCATAATACTTGTTGGCCTAGTTATCGGATTACTAATGTATTTTGTCAGACCAATTCTTTCACTAGTCACCCTGCCCTTAAGGATAATAACATTGAATCTTTTCTCAATTATTATAATGATGTTTCTGGTCTGGCTAGTTGATTGTTTATTCCCTGCCGATATGTTCGAAATATTCGGAATTAATAATATCTTTTTTACAACCCTAATCATCTGGGGAACTGAACAAATATCCTCAATGGCTTTTAAATAA
- the secG gene encoding preprotein translocase subunit SecG: MNNNLLIAQSVVSILIVIAILLQQRGTALGSAFGGGGEVYSTRRGIQKNLLWATIVLTIAFLALTVLNLVY; the protein is encoded by the coding sequence ATGAACAATAATTTACTTATCGCACAATCAGTAGTTTCGATTTTAATTGTTATCGCTATTCTTCTTCAGCAGAGAGGAACCGCTTTAGGTTCTGCTTTTGGAGGAGGTGGAGAAGTTTACAGCACAAGAAGAGGCATCCAAAAAAATCTTTTATGGGCAACTATAGTCTTGACCATCGCTTTTCTAGCTCTTACCGTGCTAAACTTGGTATACTAA